CGGATATTTGATTATGAGTGAATTATTAAGCTCCTCTTTGCGCTTGGATTTGGATCTGTCTCTCCGGAGTCAGGTGATTATGCATGTTACTTTGGGCCTTGGGAGCATGGTCAATACATGGATTTCATATCAGGTTTTTGTGATTCATAGATTGTGTGTCGTGGTACTATATTTGAGCAGCGTTTGACCATGCATAGATACCTGTGTCTCACTTAGATGCATTCATTTAGATGCTAATTATTACTTGACATCCTTATATGGTAGTTTGGAGCCATGACTCTATTGTTTGAGAATGCTATCTATAAATACTATATTTGAGCAGCGTTACGATTATTTCTTATACTGGAAAAAGCATGCTTTATACTCTTCGACTGTTGATATCCTTGATTCCTGTTAGTTATGACAATATCTACTATTTTAGTTCTAAGTTTCGTTATTTATATCTATACATGTAAGTATTCTGATGCATCTACCCTCACTGCTACTTCTTctaggttagacttgatacttactgggtatcaattgtggtgtattcatactacgcttttgtacAAATTTTGTGGAGATCCTCAGGTTGGAGCTAGTGGATCTTCCCCTTGAGCTTAAGTGGTATCAAAGAGACTCAGGGTGAGATGCACTTCATGGATTCATTTCACAGTGCCCGAGTTCCTGTTCCATTACCGCTTACCGTCTATTTGCAATTTAGACAACTTTGTTATTATAAAGACTTATTCTTTTTTTGTAGTTGCTTGTGTACTTGTGCCACCTAGTCTTGGGGGTTCTATTGCTTAGGCCATGTTTAGAATGTGTAATGACTATATCAGATATTATTATAGTTTTGGACTGTTTCTATCTTTATTTATAATATGTCACCGTTAATTAAAGGAAATAGACTTTATTTTTTGGATTGCGAGTTGGCATGCTTAACAAGCACCACTAGGCGCTTTTACGATCTTAAGATGGAAATTTGGATAGTGACAAGTTGGTCATAGCTCTGGGTGTTGTAGGTCTCATGATTCATGAGcaggtctagtagagtcttgtggatcggtacggagacgtctctacttatctcCGAGAGACTACATGATTTTAgcaaatttccctttctttcattGTTTATCGTGTAGCTTTATTGATCCGAAGTTTGAGTCACTGTCTTTTTATTATCtggcagatggtgagaacacgctcatCGGGAGTAGTTGGGTAGGCTCCATCACCCCAGGCTAGGATCACgagaggccgaggcaaaggcaTGGTTGGTGCATACAACGCAGTCAAGCAGCCATTGCAGAGCAACTAGAAGCTCCAGTTGAGGTGTAGGTTTTTTATCACGGTGAGCCAGTTAAACCAACTCAAGTTAGAGAGGGGTTTATTGCTACCcaatacttcaggatgctctTGTTCATTTGGTTTGTCTTGTAGAGGGTGTGACACATACCAGAGTACTTCCTGTGGCATCAACTATTTCTCAGGTAGGGCAGGAGGGGGTACAAAGTCCCGTTACTCACACTTCTGAGTAGGTTTCTGCTGTTTATCAAACACCAGGAGTATTACTGATTAGGGGACATCCTCCAGTGGTTGCTGCTAGGCTAGTAGTGGAGGCCACTATGTATGATGAGGAGTAGAAGAGGTTTGATCGGTTCAGGAAGATGGGTCCTCCATATTTTGATGATGATCCTTTAGTAGATGCACATGGTTTCTTAGATGATTGTCAGGAGATTCTGCGAAATATTGGTTTAGTAGAGTTGAATAGGGTCaatttcactacttttcagcttaAGGGGCCACCCAAGAGGTGGTGGCGTTCATATGAGCGTAGCAGGATAGCAGGGAAACTTCAGCTGCATGGCCATTTAGAGAGGTTCATTCCCCTAACGAAAAAGGAGGAGATGCATGGCCATTTTGAGATACTTCAGCTGGGTCATTTGTCTGTTACCGAGTATAAGATGGGATTCATTGAGATATCCTGCCATGCAGCTTTTTTGGTCCCTACCGAGGCTAGGaaggtgaggaggttcattgggGGTTGAATATTGGTATATAGATTGCTATGGATAGCTTGTAGGATTGAGCGCATCCGGGGTCAGAGTAGAAGCACATGGTGATGAGGGCAAGAGGCCCCAACATTCCAGCGGATTCAGCTATACCTCGTCTAGAGGTAGGGATTATTCTGGGAGAGGCCATCCTAACAGGCCAGTTCCTTCAGCTTACCAGCCTGCTTGTGGTGCTCTAGTTTAGTCTTTCTTCAGTGCATAACCAACACACATTTTCTACCGTACTCCTTCAATCCAGGGTTCTTCAAGTGGTTACTTGGGTTATCggaggtagccttagattcatcaGTCATTCTCAGCtcgaggttgttttgagtatggagaGGTAGGGCATATCGAGAGGGATTGCCCCAAGCATGGTAGAGGCGCAGCACAACAGGGTTCTCAAGTAGTAACTCCAGTTCTAGTTGTTACACCTCTGGCTCAACCAACTAGAGGTAGAGCTCAGGTAGTTAGGAGgcttcctagaggtggaggtcagtcggGCAGAGGTCAGGCTTATTGTTTTGCATTCCAAGGCATCTGATGCAGTCATTACAAGTACTATTTCGGTTTGTCACAAAGATACATCAAATCTGTTTAATCTTGGTTcaacatattcctatgtgtcatcgtACTTTGCATCTCCTTTGGATTTACCCTGTAGTTCTCTTGTTAtccatgttcatgtatctataccTGTTGGTGACTCTATTGTGGTGGATCGTGTGTGTCGGTCTTGTTTGGTTACCATTGGGAGTTACGAGACTAGTGTTAATCTACTGTTCcttagtatggtggactttgatatgaTTTTTGGTAtgtattggttatctccatatcatactattcttgattgtcacactaagatcgTGACATTGGCTTTGCTGAGGTTGGAATGGATAGGTTTTCTTGGGCATACTTTTAGTAGAGTGGTTTCATTTCTGAAGACTCAACGGATGGTTGAAAAGGGGTGTTTGGCATACTTAGCCTTTGTTAGAGATGTTAGTACTAATACTCCTATTGTTAAGTCAGTTCAAATAGCGAGGGAGTTTTCAAATGTTTTCCCTGTTGACCTACCGGCCATGTCactcgatagggatattgattttggtattgatttgatacTTGGTACTCAAAGCACATCTATACCgatgtatcgcatggctccaacatagttgaaggaattgaaagaagaaTTGCAAGAGTTGCTAGATAAATGGTTCATCAGGTCTACTATATCATTGTGGAGTGtgccagtgttatttgtaaagaagaaggatggttccattagGATGTGTCTTAactacaagcagttgaacaaggttaccatcaagaacaaatatctatttcctcgcattgatgatttatttgggcATCTTCAGGCTTCTAGGGTGTACTCCACGATTGACTTGAGATTGGGGtttcaccaattgaagatcagggcttcAGACATTCCTAAGACTACTTTCAGGATTCGTTATAGGCATTATGAgattttggtgatgtcttttggtttgactaaagCCCCAGTAGCTTTTAGgtatttgatgaacaatgtattttgtccttatttggattcttttgtaattgtgttcattgatgatatcatggTATATTCCCGTAGTGTTGAGGAGCACGGACATCatttgaggactgtgcttcaaatTTTGCGGGAGAAGAAACTGTATGCTATGTTCTCCAAGTGTTAGTTTTTGTTGGACtcgatggcattcttgggccacgtgaTGTCTAGTTATAGAATAAAGGTAGATCTAAAGAAGATTGAaatagttcagagttggcctagaccttctACCGCGATAGAAATCAGAATTTTCTTAGCTTGCTGGGTATTATTgttgctttgtggagggattctcatctattacaaCCTCATTGACTTAGTTTAATCAGGAGAGCtttaagaagctcaagactactttgactaagGCTCTAGTTTTGGTTTTGTCTTGAGGATCGGGGTTGTACACattttattgtgatgcttcgtgtGTTGGTCTTGGATGTGTGTTGATATAGGACGACAGGTTGATTTCCTATGCATTACGCCAGCTGAAGCCCAATGAGAAGAACTACatggtgcatgatttggagtttgcATCTAATGTACACGCGCTCTAGATTTGaaggcattacttatatggtgTGTCTTCTGAGGTGTATACGCatcatcagagtctccaacatctgtttaaatagaaagatttgaatttgaggcagtagAGATGGTTGGATCTGTTAAAggatatgatatcactattctttatcatccggagAAGGCTAATATGGTTGTAGACGCTTGATTAGAAAGGCGGAGAGCATGGGGAGTTTGGATTTCATTTCAGATATAGAGAGATTGTTAGCTATGGATGTTCAAGCATTGGCCAACAGATTCATGAGataggatatttcagagcctTGCAAGGTTCTTACTTGTGTTGTATCATAGTCGTCCATGTGTTGTGcaacgaggtggtgccaaggatgtctattggtgatgatggtgtattgaAGCGTCAGTGTTAAGATCTGCGTTCTTAAAGTGgatggtttgagggagttgattcttgaagaggttCACAGTTTGTGGTATTGTATTCACCCAGGTGTTACGAAGATGTATTGTGATTTgaagtagcattattggtggcagagAATGAAGAAGGAAATTTTTGGGTATGTTGCACGATGTCTGAATTGCTAgcaagtcaagtatgagcatcaaagaccgggtgACTTGCTCCAAAGGTTAGTGATAAGTTGGTATGTTACCAACTTATCTATTATGATACTTAGActttttgtatgattttgttgatAAACTAAGGCATTAgttgaggtttattggcatatttcaaGTATCATGTGATTTAGAGAAGatatggaagaaaacaagtcaaaaTGTGTTAATATAGAAAAATTGACTACTGCCAGTtaatgctcttcgcgatcgcggagagtATTTATGCGATCATGGTAGTCCAGCAGAATAGCCATCACGAACATGGTGGAAGTGCTTCGAATGCAAAAAGGGAAAGCTGGTCAGGCACTGGTCAAGTGCTCTACGCAATCGCAAGATGGAATGATGCGGTTGTGGCCTTCTGGAAGATGTCTATCGCCGAACGCATGGACTATTGCGCAAAGCGATGTAGAAAATCCTGGTCAACGGCTGGTTAATATTCCTACGCGAATGTGTAGTTGAGTACGTGACTGAGATTCTTTTCTATGGTGTTCTACGCGAATGCTTGGTTGAGTACGCGACCGAGATTCTTTGATATGTTGTTCATCACGATCGCATGTTCTCTTTCGCGATCGCAATTCACATAACTGAGCAGAAAATTTGGACAGTTTTGGCATTTCACATTATTAGCTCCCAAACCATTTAATACTGGGCCCAGCTCATTTGGAAGGGATCTGTGGTAGTTCTTTGGTCTTCTTGACTAAGAAATACATGCTTTGAAGCTAGTGTTCTTACACCACACTTGGGTGTTGACGATTTAAAGACTTTTGATGAGATTTTTCTGCCCTTTTTACTCATTTTTTCAATTCCTTGCCTTGttttgaatatctaagtgtgaaGTATTTATTCGAATACTTGAAACTTGTTCATTGTGAAAGT
This sequence is a window from Nicotiana tomentosiformis chromosome 5, ASM39032v3, whole genome shotgun sequence. Protein-coding genes within it:
- the LOC138892510 gene encoding uncharacterized protein, which gives rise to MGPPYFDDDPLVDAHGFLDDCQEILRNIGLVELNRVNFTTFQLKGPPKRWWRSYERSRIAGKLQLHGHLERFIPLTKKEEMHGHFEILQLGHLSVTEYKMGFIEISCHAAFLVPTEARKIHQSFSARGCFEYGEVGHIERDCPKHGRGAAQQGSQVVTPVLVVTPLAQPTRGRAQVVRRLPRGGDTSNLFNLGSTYSYVSSYFASPLDLPCSSLVIHVHVSIPVGDSIVVDRVCRSCLVTIGSYETSVNLLFLSMVDFDMIFGMYWLSPYHTILDCHTKIVTLALLRLEWIGFLGHTFSRVVSFLKTQRMVEKGCLAYLAFVRDVSTNTPIVKSVQIAREFSNVFPVDLPAMSLDRDIDFGIDLILVLFVKKKDGSIRMCLNYKQLNKVTIKNKYLFPRIDDLFGHLQASRVYSTIDLRLGFHQLKIRASDIPKTTFRIRYRHYEILVMSFGLTKAPVAFRYLMNNVFCPYLDSFVIVFIDDIMVYSRSVEEHGHHLRTVLQILREKKLYAMFSKC